Proteins co-encoded in one Ruegeria sp. YS9 genomic window:
- a CDS encoding MATE family efflux transporter: MQDASAPITHRRVLKIAVPIVLSNATVPILGAVDTGVVGQMGEAAPIGAVGIGAVILSTVYWIFGFLRMGTTGMAAQARGAGDIVETRALLMRGLILGGAAGLFFILGQVAVFAGAFALSPASPEVEALTRSYLEIRIWGAPATIALYAVTGWLIAVERTRGVFALQVWMNGLNIVLDLWFVLGLGWGVEGVAIATLIAEWTGLALGLWLCRDGFADGIWRDWARVFDAARLRRMLQVNGDIMLRSVLLTGSFTTFLFVGSDLGDVNLAANQVLLQFLEITAFALDGFAFSAEALVGGAVGARDRYQVRRASVMASQWGVGGALLLGTVFFLAGPALIDLMSTSPQVRAAGREYLFWAAIAPVIGVASWMYDGIYIGATWTRAMRNAMIQSVAIYVVALFILVPSFGNHGLWAALMVLNIARGVTMGWRYPKLEAQVA; this comes from the coding sequence ATGCAGGACGCCTCGGCGCCCATTACGCACAGGCGGGTGTTGAAGATCGCGGTGCCGATTGTCCTGTCGAATGCCACCGTGCCCATTCTGGGTGCGGTGGATACGGGCGTGGTCGGGCAGATGGGCGAGGCGGCCCCAATCGGGGCGGTCGGCATCGGCGCTGTGATCCTGTCCACAGTCTATTGGATTTTCGGTTTCCTGCGGATGGGAACCACCGGGATGGCGGCGCAGGCACGCGGGGCAGGCGATATCGTTGAAACCCGGGCGCTGCTGATGCGCGGCCTGATCCTGGGAGGCGCGGCAGGGCTGTTCTTTATCCTTGGGCAAGTGGCCGTGTTTGCGGGTGCGTTCGCGCTTTCCCCGGCAAGCCCCGAAGTCGAAGCCCTGACCCGGTCCTACCTGGAGATTCGCATCTGGGGGGCACCTGCCACCATCGCGTTATATGCCGTTACCGGCTGGCTGATTGCCGTCGAGCGTACGCGCGGCGTGTTCGCCCTTCAGGTCTGGATGAACGGGTTGAATATCGTTCTCGACCTGTGGTTCGTTCTTGGGCTTGGCTGGGGGGTCGAGGGAGTTGCCATTGCCACCCTGATTGCAGAATGGACAGGATTGGCATTGGGGTTATGGCTTTGTCGGGATGGGTTCGCAGATGGAATCTGGCGCGATTGGGCGCGGGTGTTCGATGCTGCCCGGCTGCGGCGCATGTTGCAGGTCAACGGTGATATCATGCTGCGTTCGGTTCTGTTGACCGGATCGTTCACGACATTCCTTTTTGTTGGCTCGGATCTGGGTGACGTGAATCTGGCCGCCAATCAGGTCTTGCTTCAATTTCTTGAAATCACCGCCTTTGCGCTTGATGGGTTTGCCTTTTCCGCCGAAGCGCTGGTCGGAGGCGCAGTCGGGGCCAGAGACAGGTATCAGGTGCGTCGCGCCTCGGTCATGGCCTCGCAATGGGGTGTTGGGGGGGCGCTGTTGCTGGGAACGGTTTTCTTCTTGGCCGGCCCGGCGCTGATCGACCTGATGTCAACTTCACCGCAGGTGCGTGCAGCCGGACGGGAATACCTGTTCTGGGCTGCAATCGCCCCGGTGATCGGAGTGGCAAGCTGGATGTACGACGGTATCTACATCGGTGCCACCTGGACCCGCGCCATGCGCAACGCGATGATTCAGTCAGTGGCGATCTATGTGGTCGCACTTTTCATACTGGTGCCGAGTTTCGGCAATCACGGCCTGTGGGCCGCGTTGATGGTTCTCAACATCGCACGTGGGGTGACAATGGGCTGGCGCTATCCCAAGCTTGAGGCACAGGTCGCCTAG
- a CDS encoding DUF1330 domain-containing protein — protein sequence MTSYIDPDRDQFEAFKALDRDMPIEMLNLVKFRAKAQYPTAHELVNAGLTGARAYQNYGAETAPIIERIGARILWRGVFEATLIGPADEAWDAVFIARYPTAHAFLEMVTDPVYRAAVIHRQAAVETSRLIRCGSGEAGATFG from the coding sequence ATGACATCTTACATCGACCCGGACCGCGACCAGTTCGAGGCATTCAAAGCTCTGGATCGGGACATGCCGATCGAAATGCTCAATTTGGTGAAGTTTCGGGCCAAGGCGCAGTACCCAACCGCGCATGAACTGGTGAATGCAGGGCTGACCGGAGCGCGAGCCTATCAAAACTACGGGGCAGAAACCGCTCCGATCATTGAACGCATCGGGGCGCGCATCCTCTGGCGTGGGGTGTTTGAAGCAACCCTGATTGGACCGGCGGACGAGGCATGGGATGCCGTTTTCATTGCCCGCTATCCGACGGCACATGCATTTCTGGAAATGGTCACTGACCCGGTCTATCGGGCGGCGGTGATCCACCGTCAGGCGGCGGTGGAAACGTCGCGCCTGATCCGATGCGGTTCAGGTGAAGCCGGGGCGACATTCGGATGA
- a CDS encoding K+/H+ antiporter subunit F, with the protein MIDYAIYFAFACFGAAIMMCLWRIITADGVGTRVLALDTMVINTIALMILYGLDQGTEIFFEAAMIIAMLGFVSTVAYARFMLRGNIIE; encoded by the coding sequence ATGATCGACTACGCGATTTATTTTGCATTTGCCTGTTTCGGTGCGGCGATCATGATGTGTCTGTGGCGGATCATCACCGCTGACGGGGTTGGCACTCGGGTTCTGGCCTTGGACACGATGGTGATCAACACCATCGCCCTGATGATCCTATATGGGCTGGATCAGGGCACCGAGATCTTCTTCGAGGCCGCCATGATCATAGCCATGCTTGGTTTTGTCTCCACCGTGGCCTACGCGCGCTTCATGTTGCGCGGCAATATTATCGAGTGA
- a CDS encoding DUF952 domain-containing protein, giving the protein MLIYKIFRAEEWAALQNQGASDGAQIDVADGFVHFSTAEQAAETAARHFAGVDGLVLLACDADAMGDDLKWEVSRGGALFPHLYRQIRMSDVVWSRPLPFDGTAHQFPKDMT; this is encoded by the coding sequence ATGCTGATTTACAAGATTTTCCGAGCCGAAGAGTGGGCCGCCTTGCAGAACCAGGGTGCCTCGGACGGCGCACAGATTGATGTCGCTGACGGGTTTGTCCACTTTTCCACCGCTGAACAAGCCGCTGAAACCGCAGCCAGACATTTTGCCGGTGTCGATGGTCTGGTTTTGCTGGCCTGTGACGCAGACGCGATGGGCGACGACCTGAAATGGGAGGTCTCGCGCGGGGGTGCCCTGTTCCCGCACCTTTATCGCCAGATCCGGATGAGCGATGTCGTCTGGTCACGCCCTCTGCCCTTTGACGGCACCGCGCACCAGTTCCCAAAGGACATGACATGA
- the selD gene encoding selenide, water dikinase SelD — protein sequence MHIPPLPLTRDLVLVGGGHTHALLLRKWGMNPLPGARVTVINPGPTAPYSGMLPGYIAGHYDRWELDIDLVKLARFAGARVILGSADGLDTDRQEIHVPGHPPVGFDVASVNVGITSDMPAMPGFAEHAVPAKPLGPFAAKWAAYLEGSGPASVVVIGGGVAGVELVMAMTHALRAKGRTAQVTLIDNAFALTATKPKAAATIRQAMQNLGVKVIENAAISRIASDHVALQDGRTIPANFVTGAAGARPYDWIEKTGLDLEDGFIRVNSYLQSSDPVVFAAGDCAHLTDNPRPKAGVYAVREAPVLFDNLRAALGAGRMRRYVPQKDYLKLISLGGKSALGERFGLSYSGAMMWQWKNHIDQTFMNKFRDLPQMRPPALPRARAAGLVEALGEKPMCGGCGAKVGRGALQVALKSQPAPIRPDIIPLPGDDAALLQTGGVQQVMTSDHLRAFTNDPALMTRIAAVHALGDIWAMGATPQAATATIILPRMSSALQSRTMSEIMSIAGAVMRDAGAEIVGGHSSMGDEMTIGFTLTGLCESAPITLAGGQPRDRLILTKPIGSGVLMAAEMAGQANGAWVAAAYQQMAQPQGKAARILAGAHAMTDVTGFGLAGHLQGICDASGCGAMMDLGAVGVMDGAQELTDRGVRSTLFADNRAIAPALPAEGKAALMFDPQTAGGLLAAVAAKDADTVLQDLKNAGYPAMAIGELTEAPGLRLQS from the coding sequence ATGCATATTCCCCCACTGCCCCTGACCCGCGATCTGGTTCTGGTTGGCGGAGGTCACACCCACGCGCTGCTGCTGCGCAAATGGGGGATGAACCCTTTGCCCGGGGCACGGGTGACCGTGATCAACCCCGGCCCGACGGCCCCTTATTCCGGAATGTTGCCAGGTTACATCGCCGGGCATTATGACCGGTGGGAACTGGACATCGATCTTGTCAAACTGGCGCGTTTTGCAGGCGCACGGGTCATTCTGGGCTCGGCCGACGGACTCGATACCGATCGTCAGGAAATCCATGTTCCCGGGCATCCTCCGGTTGGTTTCGACGTGGCATCGGTCAATGTTGGCATCACGTCGGACATGCCCGCAATGCCCGGCTTTGCGGAACATGCGGTACCGGCCAAACCACTGGGGCCATTCGCGGCAAAGTGGGCCGCTTATCTGGAAGGCAGCGGCCCTGCCTCGGTCGTCGTAATCGGCGGTGGAGTCGCCGGAGTTGAACTGGTCATGGCGATGACTCACGCGCTCAGGGCCAAAGGTCGGACAGCACAGGTTACACTGATCGACAATGCCTTCGCCCTGACCGCCACCAAACCCAAGGCGGCAGCGACGATCCGGCAAGCCATGCAGAATCTTGGTGTAAAGGTGATCGAAAACGCGGCAATCAGCCGGATCGCTTCGGATCACGTCGCATTGCAGGACGGGCGCACAATTCCCGCCAATTTCGTGACAGGTGCGGCCGGAGCCCGCCCGTATGACTGGATCGAAAAGACCGGGCTGGACCTTGAGGATGGCTTCATCCGGGTGAACAGCTACCTGCAATCCAGCGATCCCGTGGTTTTTGCCGCCGGTGATTGCGCCCATCTGACGGACAATCCCAGACCCAAGGCCGGAGTTTATGCAGTGCGCGAAGCACCGGTTCTGTTCGACAATCTGCGCGCGGCGCTGGGGGCTGGGCGGATGCGCAGATATGTCCCGCAGAAAGATTACCTGAAGCTGATTTCGCTGGGCGGCAAATCAGCGCTGGGTGAGCGGTTTGGGTTGTCCTACAGCGGAGCGATGATGTGGCAATGGAAGAACCACATCGACCAGACCTTCATGAACAAGTTCCGGGACCTGCCGCAGATGAGGCCCCCTGCGCTGCCGCGCGCACGTGCCGCCGGACTTGTCGAGGCGCTGGGTGAAAAACCGATGTGTGGCGGATGCGGTGCCAAGGTCGGGCGGGGTGCATTGCAGGTTGCGCTGAAATCGCAGCCCGCCCCCATTCGCCCGGACATCATCCCCCTGCCCGGCGATGACGCGGCTCTGCTTCAGACAGGCGGAGTTCAGCAGGTCATGACATCCGATCACCTGCGGGCTTTCACCAACGATCCTGCGCTTATGACCCGTATCGCGGCTGTTCACGCCTTAGGCGATATTTGGGCCATGGGGGCCACGCCTCAGGCAGCCACGGCAACCATCATCTTGCCGCGCATGTCTTCTGCCCTGCAAAGCCGAACCATGTCGGAAATCATGTCGATCGCAGGAGCCGTCATGCGGGACGCCGGTGCCGAGATTGTGGGCGGACACAGCTCCATGGGTGACGAGATGACGATCGGCTTCACACTGACCGGGTTGTGCGAATCCGCCCCGATCACACTGGCGGGCGGGCAACCGAGGGATCGTCTGATCCTGACCAAACCCATAGGAAGCGGTGTTCTTATGGCGGCCGAGATGGCCGGCCAGGCCAATGGTGCCTGGGTCGCCGCAGCCTACCAGCAGATGGCGCAGCCGCAGGGCAAGGCGGCCCGCATATTGGCCGGGGCCCATGCGATGACCGACGTGACCGGGTTTGGTCTGGCCGGACATCTGCAAGGCATCTGTGACGCTTCCGGATGTGGGGCCATGATGGACCTGGGTGCCGTGGGCGTGATGGATGGCGCGCAGGAGCTGACGGACCGGGGTGTTCGGTCAACCCTTTTTGCAGACAACCGGGCAATAGCACCTGCCCTGCCCGCCGAGGGCAAAGCCGCCTTGATGTTCGACCCGCAGACAGCAGGCGGCCTGCTGGCCGCGGTCGCGGCAAAGGATGCCGATACCGTCCTGCAAGACCTCAAGAACGCTGGCTATCCAGCCATGGCAATCGGCGAACTCACCGAAGCACCGGGGCTGCGTCTTCAAAGCTGA
- a CDS encoding bifunctional UDP-sugar hydrolase/5'-nucleotidase, translating into MQTRILTSVAVLGLTAGVAAADYKLTILHTNDFHSRFEPINKYDSGCDAEDNAEGKCFGGSARLVTAVKDARDRADNSILVDGGDQFQGSLFYTYYKGKVAAEFMNKLGYDAMTVGNHEFDDGPEVLRGFIDSVDFPVLMSNADIRDEELLTDHIKKSTVIEVGGEQIGLIGLTPIDTHELASPGPNVTFSDPVPAVQAEVDKLTGEGVNKIIVLSHSGYGVDQRVAAETSGVDVIVGGHSNTYLSNASDKAVGPYPTVVNGVQIVQAYAYGKFLGELNVTFDDDGNVVEAVGEPLIMDNTVTEDQAALDRIAELAQPLDEIRNKVVASAAEAIEGDRSVCRVQECQMGNLVADAMLARVADQGVQIAIANSGGLRASIDPGDVTMGEVLTVLPFQNTLSTFEITGQTVIDALENGVSQVEDVKGRFPQVAGLRFTWDPSVAPNEGRIIDVMVAEGDGFVPIDPNKTYLVVTNNYVRNGGDGYSMFEGDDKNAYDFGPDLADVTAEYLAANAPYQPYVDGRIKQK; encoded by the coding sequence ATGCAGACCCGAATTTTGACTTCAGTCGCGGTTCTGGGCCTGACCGCCGGAGTTGCGGCAGCCGACTACAAGTTGACAATTTTGCACACCAACGATTTTCATTCTCGTTTCGAGCCGATCAACAAATACGACAGCGGATGCGACGCGGAAGACAATGCCGAAGGAAAGTGCTTTGGTGGATCGGCGCGCCTGGTCACTGCCGTGAAAGACGCACGTGATCGTGCCGACAATTCGATTCTGGTGGATGGCGGCGATCAGTTTCAGGGGTCTCTTTTCTACACGTATTACAAGGGCAAGGTCGCTGCCGAGTTCATGAACAAGCTGGGCTATGACGCCATGACCGTGGGCAACCACGAGTTTGACGACGGCCCGGAAGTGCTGCGTGGCTTTATCGACTCGGTCGATTTCCCGGTCCTGATGTCCAATGCCGATATTCGCGACGAAGAGCTTCTGACCGACCACATCAAGAAATCCACCGTGATCGAGGTGGGTGGCGAACAGATTGGCCTGATCGGGCTGACGCCGATCGATACGCATGAACTTGCGTCGCCCGGTCCCAACGTGACCTTTTCAGACCCGGTACCGGCGGTGCAGGCCGAGGTCGACAAGCTGACGGGCGAAGGCGTCAACAAGATCATCGTGCTCAGCCATTCGGGCTATGGCGTTGACCAGCGTGTCGCGGCAGAGACAAGCGGGGTCGACGTGATCGTTGGCGGGCATTCGAACACCTATCTTTCGAATGCATCGGACAAGGCCGTGGGCCCGTATCCCACGGTGGTCAACGGTGTGCAGATCGTTCAAGCCTATGCCTACGGCAAGTTTCTGGGCGAACTGAACGTCACGTTTGATGACGACGGCAATGTGGTCGAAGCCGTTGGTGAACCCTTGATCATGGACAACACCGTGACCGAGGATCAGGCCGCATTGGATCGGATCGCCGAACTTGCTCAGCCTCTGGATGAAATCCGAAACAAGGTTGTCGCCAGCGCGGCCGAGGCCATCGAGGGGGACCGCTCTGTATGTCGTGTACAGGAATGCCAGATGGGCAATCTTGTTGCTGATGCGATGCTGGCGCGGGTTGCCGATCAGGGTGTACAGATTGCCATCGCGAACTCGGGTGGTTTGCGGGCGTCTATCGACCCCGGAGACGTGACCATGGGCGAAGTGCTGACCGTGCTGCCGTTCCAGAACACGCTGTCCACTTTTGAGATCACTGGACAGACCGTGATCGACGCACTTGAAAATGGCGTCAGTCAGGTGGAAGACGTGAAGGGGCGTTTTCCTCAGGTCGCTGGCCTGCGCTTTACCTGGGATCCCAGTGTAGCGCCGAACGAAGGGCGTATCATTGATGTGATGGTCGCCGAGGGCGATGGGTTTGTTCCGATCGACCCGAACAAAACCTACCTGGTCGTAACCAACAATTACGTCCGCAATGGTGGCGATGGGTATTCGATGTTCGAGGGCGATGACAAGAACGCCTATGATTTCGGTCCGGATCTTGCGGATGTAACCGCGGAATACCTGGCGGCAAATGCTCCGTATCAGCCTTATGTTGATGGGCGCATCAAGCAGAAGTGA
- a CDS encoding Na+/H+ antiporter subunit G, with the protein MTFIVELLIAFFLIVSGIFGFVGSFGMIKLKDPMSRLHAPTKATTLGVGGVLLASIAHSVFLEGKLSLHELLITLFLFLTAPITALFIAKWHIHRHEKPEDLPDAGEDELWATHAVEQVEDVPDHSAN; encoded by the coding sequence ATGACATTCATCGTGGAACTGCTGATCGCCTTTTTCCTGATTGTCTCGGGTATCTTCGGCTTTGTCGGGTCTTTTGGCATGATCAAGTTGAAAGACCCAATGTCCCGCCTGCACGCGCCGACCAAGGCAACGACGTTGGGGGTGGGTGGCGTGCTTTTGGCCTCGATCGCACATTCTGTTTTTCTGGAAGGAAAGCTGTCCCTGCACGAACTGCTCATCACGCTATTCCTGTTCCTGACCGCTCCGATCACGGCCCTGTTCATTGCAAAATGGCACATACACCGTCATGAAAAACCAGAAGACCTGCCGGATGCTGGCGAAGATGAGCTTTGGGCCACCCACGCCGTCGAGCAGGTCGAGGACGTCCCGGACCATAGCGCGAATTGA
- a CDS encoding SOS response-associated peptidase has product MCGRFAITLPNDAMAQLFSARPANALPTVPNFNVCPTNQVHVVRGGESGRHLDALRWGFLPHWYKTETAGPLLINARAETLAEKPAFRDACRSRRCLIVATGFYEWTKTDEGTRLPWYIHRRDDAPIAFAGIWQDWGVDENRQGTCAIVTTAANENLGTIHHRMPLILEPEHWSLWLGEAGKGAARLMQPGAEDVLTFHRVDPVVNSNRASGPDLIEPLHV; this is encoded by the coding sequence ATGTGCGGACGGTTCGCAATAACTCTTCCCAATGACGCGATGGCGCAGCTGTTTTCCGCGCGCCCGGCTAATGCGTTGCCAACCGTCCCGAATTTCAACGTGTGTCCGACAAATCAGGTGCATGTGGTGCGGGGTGGTGAATCAGGCCGTCATCTGGATGCGCTGCGCTGGGGGTTTTTGCCACATTGGTACAAGACGGAAACTGCCGGCCCGTTGCTGATCAACGCACGTGCCGAGACTTTGGCGGAAAAGCCCGCCTTTCGCGATGCCTGCCGATCACGCCGCTGTCTGATTGTCGCAACAGGGTTTTACGAATGGACCAAGACGGACGAGGGAACGCGCTTGCCCTGGTACATCCATCGCAGGGATGACGCCCCCATTGCTTTTGCAGGGATCTGGCAGGACTGGGGGGTGGATGAAAACCGTCAGGGCACCTGTGCCATCGTGACAACGGCGGCCAACGAAAACCTTGGCACCATCCATCATCGGATGCCGCTGATCCTTGAACCCGAGCACTGGTCATTGTGGCTGGGTGAAGCGGGAAAGGGGGCTGCTCGTCTGATGCAGCCGGGGGCAGAGGATGTGCTGACGTTTCATCGCGTTGATCCGGTCGTGAACTCGAACCGGGCCAGCGGGCCTGATCTGATCGAGCCTTTGCACGTGTGA
- the arsC gene encoding arsenate reductase (glutaredoxin) (This arsenate reductase requires both glutathione and glutaredoxin to convert arsenate to arsenite, after which the efflux transporter formed by ArsA and ArsB can extrude the arsenite from the cell, providing resistance.) gives MIEYWHNPRCSKSRAGLALLEENGAQISVRKYLEDTPSIDELRAAQSALGLSPIEMMRTGEKRFKELGLAKISPDEDLIRAMAENPILIERPLAIAGDKAAIGRPPENLLTLL, from the coding sequence GTGATCGAATACTGGCACAACCCCCGCTGTTCCAAATCCCGCGCCGGTCTGGCGCTTTTGGAAGAAAACGGTGCGCAGATCTCTGTACGAAAATACCTGGAAGACACGCCGTCAATAGATGAGTTGCGCGCTGCGCAATCCGCCCTTGGGCTGTCGCCCATCGAAATGATGCGCACGGGCGAAAAACGGTTCAAGGAACTGGGGCTGGCCAAAATCTCGCCCGACGAAGACCTGATCCGTGCCATGGCCGAAAACCCGATCCTGATCGAGCGGCCTTTGGCAATTGCCGGAGACAAAGCCGCCATCGGGCGTCCGCCGGAAAACCTGTTGACGCTGCTCTAG
- the mnmH gene encoding tRNA 2-selenouridine(34) synthase MnmH — protein sequence MALNFPDLTQLYAHGFDTVIDVRSPAEFAEDHLPGAINLPVLNNEERARVGTMYVQESPFLARKLGAALVFRNAANHIEQHLSHHEGSWRPLVYCWRGGQRSGSFTWMLQQIGWRADVIEGGYRTYRRLVNAYLYDDPLPHRLVALDGYTGTAKTELLALLQSRGVQVLDLEALANHRGSLLGERPGGQPSQKAFESALAGALCAMDTARPVVIEAESSRIGSLILPPSLWNALCAAPRVNISAPLEARAAYLVQAYDDILSDSDRLRERLSPLRSHRGHEVVDGWVQLINAGQKQVLTRALMEQHYDPAYAKSRWSRSVEVLADIEIAVLNDAGLSEAATRIETLLDQL from the coding sequence ATGGCTCTGAACTTTCCTGATCTGACACAGCTTTATGCCCATGGTTTTGACACAGTCATCGATGTGCGCAGCCCGGCAGAGTTCGCTGAAGATCATCTGCCTGGCGCGATCAACCTGCCGGTTCTTAACAACGAGGAACGCGCCCGTGTCGGGACCATGTATGTACAGGAGAGCCCGTTTCTGGCGCGTAAACTCGGGGCCGCTCTGGTGTTCCGCAATGCGGCCAACCACATCGAGCAACATCTAAGCCACCATGAAGGCAGCTGGCGCCCTCTGGTCTATTGCTGGCGCGGCGGACAGCGTTCCGGGTCGTTCACATGGATGCTGCAACAGATCGGCTGGCGCGCGGATGTGATCGAGGGCGGCTATCGCACCTACCGCAGGTTGGTGAATGCGTATCTGTACGATGATCCGTTGCCACATCGGTTGGTGGCGCTGGATGGCTATACCGGAACGGCCAAGACAGAATTGCTGGCACTTTTGCAGTCACGCGGGGTGCAGGTTCTGGACCTCGAAGCACTGGCCAATCACCGAGGGTCCCTGCTGGGGGAAAGACCGGGCGGGCAGCCCAGCCAGAAAGCTTTTGAATCGGCTCTGGCTGGGGCGCTTTGTGCGATGGATACGGCGCGCCCGGTTGTCATCGAAGCGGAATCTTCCAGGATCGGCAGCCTGATACTGCCACCCAGCCTGTGGAACGCTTTGTGCGCAGCCCCGCGGGTGAACATTTCGGCTCCGCTCGAGGCGCGTGCCGCCTATCTCGTTCAGGCCTATGACGACATCCTGTCTGACAGCGACCGGTTGCGAGAACGGCTGTCGCCGCTGCGTTCTCATCGTGGGCACGAGGTTGTTGATGGTTGGGTGCAGCTGATCAATGCTGGTCAAAAACAGGTGCTGACCCGGGCCCTGATGGAGCAGCATTACGACCCGGCATACGCAAAGTCGCGGTGGTCTCGTTCCGTCGAGGTGCTGGCCGATATTGAGATCGCCGTTCTGAACGACGCCGGCCTGAGCGAGGCAGCGACCCGGATCGAAACCCTGCTGGATCAGCTTTGA
- a CDS encoding Na+/H+ antiporter subunit E, which produces MKLLRRIFPHPHLTILLTLVWILLANKPSLNSLVFGLILGIIIPFITQPYWPDRPKVRNWPMVVEYMLVVLWDIVVANVTVARIILFKRNDDRQPNWVCVPLELRTPEAITFLAGTITMTPGTVSCDLSAQGHNLLVHCLDAPNPGEVRDQIKQRYERRLKEIFE; this is translated from the coding sequence ATGAAACTGCTGCGCCGGATTTTCCCGCACCCACACCTGACGATTTTGCTGACGCTGGTCTGGATTCTGCTGGCGAACAAGCCTTCGCTGAACTCTCTGGTCTTTGGCCTGATCCTCGGGATCATCATTCCTTTCATCACACAGCCATACTGGCCGGATCGTCCCAAAGTGCGCAACTGGCCAATGGTTGTGGAATACATGCTGGTGGTGCTTTGGGATATCGTGGTTGCAAACGTAACAGTGGCCCGGATCATCCTGTTCAAGCGCAATGATGACCGCCAGCCCAACTGGGTCTGTGTCCCGCTTGAGCTGCGCACCCCCGAAGCAATCACCTTTCTGGCCGGGACCATCACGATGACTCCCGGCACCGTCAGTTGCGATCTTTCGGCGCAGGGGCACAACCTGCTGGTACATTGCCTCGACGCACCGAACCCTGGCGAGGTGCGAGACCAGATCAAGCAGCGCTATGAACGTCGCCTGAAGGAGATTTTCGAATGA
- a CDS encoding quinone-dependent dihydroorotate dehydrogenase, whose translation MKLLEKLGLAALHRMDPETAHGMSIKALKSGLAPAPGPVTTPRLKTVVAGLNLPNPVGLAAGFDKNGEVLTPLSRAGFGFVEVGAVTPRPQPGNPKPRLFRLTEDRAAINRFGFNNEGMEVMAKRLAHRPKDAVIGLNLGANKDSEDRAGDFVKVLAHCAEYLDFATVNVSSPNTEKLRDLQGKAALTALLSGVIETRNALPRPLPIFLKIAPDLTEAELQDIAEVARETRVDAVIATNTTLSRDGLRSVHKDETGGLSGAPLFEKSTRVLARLSKLTDGDIPLIGVGGISNAEQAYAKICAGASAVQFYTAMVYGGISLAADIAEGLDDLLARDGFDTVSQAVGSKREDWL comes from the coding sequence ATGAAACTGTTGGAGAAACTGGGCCTTGCCGCCCTGCACCGCATGGACCCCGAGACCGCCCACGGGATGTCGATCAAGGCGTTGAAGTCCGGGCTTGCACCCGCACCGGGGCCGGTAACGACGCCGCGCCTGAAAACCGTCGTTGCCGGGCTGAACCTGCCGAACCCGGTCGGGCTGGCTGCCGGGTTCGACAAAAACGGCGAGGTTCTGACCCCGCTGTCCCGCGCCGGGTTTGGTTTTGTCGAAGTCGGGGCGGTCACGCCGCGCCCGCAACCGGGGAACCCCAAACCCCGCCTGTTTCGCCTGACCGAGGACAGGGCAGCCATCAACCGCTTTGGCTTCAACAACGAAGGCATGGAGGTGATGGCCAAACGGCTGGCACACCGCCCCAAAGACGCGGTCATCGGCCTGAATCTGGGGGCGAACAAGGACAGCGAAGACCGCGCCGGCGACTTTGTAAAAGTGCTGGCCCATTGTGCCGAATATCTGGATTTTGCGACCGTCAACGTGTCATCCCCGAACACGGAAAAGTTGCGGGATTTGCAGGGCAAAGCCGCACTCACCGCGCTTTTGAGCGGTGTGATCGAGACGCGCAATGCGCTGCCGCGCCCGTTGCCGATCTTCCTGAAAATCGCACCGGATCTCACCGAGGCGGAGTTGCAGGACATCGCCGAGGTCGCCCGCGAAACCCGGGTGGACGCTGTGATCGCCACCAACACCACCCTGTCCCGCGACGGTTTGCGCAGCGTACACAAAGACGAAACCGGTGGTTTGTCGGGCGCCCCATTGTTTGAAAAGTCCACCCGTGTACTGGCGCGGCTGAGCAAACTGACGGACGGGGATATCCCCCTGATAGGCGTGGGCGGCATCAGCAATGCCGAGCAGGCCTATGCCAAGATCTGTGCCGGGGCATCGGCTGTGCAGTTCTATACCGCGATGGTGTATGGCGGCATTTCCCTGGCTGCCGACATCGCCGAAGGGCTGGATGACTTGCTGGCGCGTGACGGTTTTGACACCGTATCGCAAGCTGTCGGCAGCAAACGAGAGGATTGGCTGTGA